A stretch of Castanea sativa cultivar Marrone di Chiusa Pesio chromosome 2, ASM4071231v1 DNA encodes these proteins:
- the LOC142623134 gene encoding bet1-like protein At4g14600, producing MANPYRSREGLSVRQAANSDEVQLRIDPVHGDLDEEISGLHSQVRRLKSVAQEIEAETRIQNDILADLQMAMGQAGEGVKNGMRRLNRTITQHSSNHILQVIIFGLVCFSVVYLLSKLARR from the exons ATGGCAAATCCTTATCGATCAAG GGAAGGTCTTAGTGTGAGACAAGCTGCGAATTCCGATGAAGTCCAATTAAGGATTGATCCAGTGCATGGGGACCTCGACGAGGAAATCTCCGGCCTTCATTCCCAAGTTCGACGACTTAAATCC GTGGCTCAAGAAATTGAAGCAGAAACCCGAATTCAGAATGAcatcctcgctgacttg CAAATGGCAATGGGTCAAGCTGGGGAAGGGGTGAAAAATGGCATGAGGAGGTTGAATAGGACCATCACCCAGCACAGTTCAAATCATATCTTGCAAGTGATTATTTTTGGACTAGTTTGTTTCAGTGTAGTCTACCTATTGTCCAAGCTAGCTAGAAGATGA